Proteins from a single region of Oncorhynchus tshawytscha isolate Ot180627B linkage group LG03, Otsh_v2.0, whole genome shotgun sequence:
- the LOC112226424 gene encoding carcinoembryonic antigen-related cell adhesion molecule 5-like, which yields MTCNIVGDPSSIHWWKNHTLVRLDNRTHVSFDNRTLAFNPVQHSDYGAYQCMARNSVSNRTSTRYTLLVNYGPKQPVIAGAPIAETEQRVTFNCSASSQPPSQFSWFFNGSQVVTGSVYETGRLTLASHGEYTCMAFNNVTGRNSTVSKMLTIIEAIKSVMVKRNKLPIASDNLTLTCDVTGHYDTIYWMKDNLSLVLNNTLNSDITISNNSLHFSPVKVSNDGNYQCVATNLFGPNTSPKYQLLVNYGPLSVNISGPGLVVIGSVITANLKCSADSRPTSEYWWKYINQSLPVTGYLMAVGVSLKNARIYTCVAKNRLTNISMSKTISLDVTGKWVGCNSKTYVVYNE from the exons ATGACTTGCAATATTGTCGGTGATCCTAGCTCCATTCACTGGTGGAAGAACCACACGTTAGTGCGTCTAGACAACAGAACACACGTCTCTTTCGACAACAGAACATTGGCCTTCAACCCTGTACAGCATTCAGACTATGGAGCATATCAGTGTATGGCCAGAAATAGTGTGAGCAACAGAACTAGCACCCGCTACACACTCCTAGTGAATT ATGGACCCAAGCAACCTGTGATAGCTGGTGCACCCATTGCCGAAACAGAACAAAGAGTGACattcaactgctctgcctcctctcAGCCTCCCAGCCAGTTCAGCTGGTTCTTCAATGGCTCCCAGGTggtgactggctcagtgtatgAGACTGGCCGACTGACCTTAGCCAGTCATGGGGAGTACACCTGTATGGCCTTCAACAACGTCACTGGCAGAAACAGCACTGTCTCCAAGATGCTCACCATCATTG agGCTATAAAATCAGTGATGGTGAAACGAAACAAATTACCAATAGCATCTGACAACCTAACCCTGACCTGTGACGTCACCGGGCACTATGACACCATCTACTGGATGAAGGACAACCTGTCTCTGGTCCTGAACAACACCTTGAACTCTGACATCACCATCTCTAACAACTCTCTGCACTTCAGTCCAGTCAAGGTGTCTAACGATGGAAACTATCAGTGCGTCGCCACCAACCTCTTTGGTCCAAACACCAGCCCTAAATACCAGCTACTGGTGAACT ATGGCCCTCTGAGTGTGAACATCTCTGGCCCAGGATTAGTGGTGATTGGCTCAGTAATTACTGCCAATCTGAAGTGCTCAGCCGACTCCCGGCCGACCAGTGAGTACTGGTGGAAATACATCAACCAATCATTGCCGGTGACTGGTTATTTGATGGCTGTAGGTGTCTCCTTGAAAAATGCAAGGATATACACCTGTGTGGCCAAGAACCGTCTAACTAACATCTCAATGTCCAAGACCATTAGTCTGGATGTTACTGGTAAGTGGGTAGGTTGTAATAGTAAGACCTATGTGGTATATAATGAGTAA